The Panthera leo isolate Ple1 chromosome A3, P.leo_Ple1_pat1.1, whole genome shotgun sequence genome contains the following window.
CATTCAATAGATAATTATTTAGTTCCTATTTGGTGCCAGGCACAATAGCTATAATGGTCTGCTCTCATAAAACTTACACACTAGCAGGgagaaagataaacaaataatcaAGCTAATTACCAAGGGAAACTCAGGAAAACTTCCTTGAAAAAGGTATGTCTTGCCTGAGACTAAAGGATGATAAAGAGTTaactaaaagataataaaaagacaaatgacccaACTGAAAAATGCACAAAgatctaaacagacatttctccaaagaagatctacaaaaggtcaataagcacatgaaaagatgttcaacatcaataagccatcagggaaatacaaataaaaaccacaataagatgccacttcacatccactaggatggtTACAATCAAACAGATGGACAATAACTAGTTAGTtaggatgtgaagaaactggaacccttatacactgcttgtgggaatgtaaaatggtgcagctgcttttgGAAAACAAGTCTGGCAGTCCCTCAAatggttaaacatagagttaccatatgacctagtaatTGCACTGCTAAGGCATATACCCAAGAGtattgaaaatatatgtccacaatATAAACatggatgttcatagcagcattactctttttttttaatgtttacttatttttgaaagagagagagagagcaggggagaggcagagacaagaggacccaaagcaggctcttcgcTCACAGCAGATTCCAATGTGgaactcgaacccatgagccacaagatcaagacctgagcccgagtcggacacttaacggactgagccacccaggtgccccgcagcagcattattcttaatagccGAAAAGTGGTATattattcatacagtggaatgttatccagtcataaaaaagaatgaagtactgacacatgctacaacatggatgaacctttaaaatattacactaagtgaaagaagcctatCATAGACCagatactgtataattccatgcatatgaaatgtccagaacaggcaaatctatagagataaGAAGTAGACTAGCATTTTCCAGGGACtaggaagagggaagaatgatggggagtgactgctaattgTTATGGGGCTTCTTTAGggggggatgaaaatgttctaaaattgaattGTATACTCTAAGTGgatgaatcatatggtatgtgaataTCCCAACAAAGCTGTTATGGTAACAGTAATAAGAAGAAACCAGGGGAAAATGGGAGGAAGAGTTCAGCTCCCAGACAGGAAAATATGGAAAGGAAacgaaggggaaaaaagcagtgTGACCAAACTACAGTGAGCAAGGAGAGAGCAGTATGAATTGAAACTGAAGAAGTAGACAAAGGCCAGGCCCTTCGGGAGCTTGTAGGACTTTAGTGTGAGAGCAATGAGAAGCCATTAAAGCCACAAGGAGAACTACAGTGGATATGTTGCCTGATAAGTTGAAAATTGTTAAACCTATTTAGCTTTCTTTCCACACTTTGTGTTCCACTGAATATTCCCTCAACTATCCAAAGAATGTAGAAAAGGGTGCAGAACTGGCCTATGTTGCTCCAAAGAACTAGGACCGATGAGCAAGAGGCTTACTTGAgctcattttataattatatttttttaatatttctttattttgagagagagagagagcacacaagcaggggagcggcagagagagggagagagagaatcccaagcaggctctgccctctcagcacagagcctgacacagggctcaaactcacaaaccatgagatcaggacctgagcccaaatcaagagtcggacgcttaaccaactgagccactcaggcgccccctgagcccattttaaagaaagtttcaTAATAATCAGGGCTTTCCAATAACATAAGGTGGCTCCCTGACACCAGCAGGGTTCCTGCAAAGATGCAATACCTACATGGGATCTGTAGGATACTCTAGCACTGAGTAGAGATCAGTCAAGATAACAGGAGCCCCTTTCTTACTCATTAACCACAAACGCTCCTGCCCAGCTGCTAGAGTTAACCATTAGGTGGACTCATGGTCCTAGACAAAGAGTCCAGAATTTTCACTAAAATAATTGATAGGTGTCCTATTTTAAGCATATTTGTATACAGGTAATATAAATGTCAAAATGCATAAATCCAGGAACCCCAGTATGGCTCCCTGCTAAACTCCCCATTTCGGGTCAAAGAACTGCTGCAATCGCTTCATGCCCAGCTGAGTACCCAACCGGTGAAGCAAACATGGCAAACAGGGGCCCAGACATAGCTGTCTCTCTTTACCCATAGCTGGCCCAGAACATTTCACCAGTATCCAGGAAAGAGGAACCCTGACATGCAGAATGTCAGAAACATTCCCAGATTGCTTCATGAAACCAGGGAATAGTCAAAACAGGGGGCAGGCtttgaaggaaaatgttttaGGGCTGAAATAAGAAGAATGAGGTATGTCTAATGACTCAGGAAGACTGGGCCTGCCCCCCTCATCCCTTTCTCGGTTAGGCATATACCCAGCTGATAaggtcaaataaaaaatatataataaaaagcagCCACCTTGAAAGCAGTATGGCGCTTCccccaaagttaaaaatagaattaccatacaatccaACAATATTGCTTCTAGATATATCTACCCCCagagaactgaaagcagaaaTTTCCACAGGCagctgcacccccatgttcacagcagcgaTATTCACAACAGCTAAGGGGTGGAAGCAacccacagatgaatggataaacgaaACTTGGTACACGCAacgcatacaatggaatattatccagccttagaaaggaaagaatttgGGGAGGAATTCTTgccacatgctacaacatggatgaaccttgaggatttaatgctaagtgaaataagccacagaaACACAAGTACCAGACGATTCCACTTAAATGGGGTTCCTAGAGTAACCAGAATCACACAGACAGTGAAATGGTACTTGCCAGGGCCTGAGGGGAGGAGGCAAGGGGGAGTTCCCATCTCATGGGTATTGTGCTTCTATTTGGGAGGATGACCAACTTCAGGACGTGGACGGTGGTGagggttgtacaacattgtgaatgtacttaatgccatcggactgtacacttaaaaagggTTAAAATGGTAACTTCTGTGACGGATATTTTACCAGTTAAAAACAGCAGCCACCCTGCAGTACTAAGAACTTAGGGCTTTTAGATGCATGAGAACTTTCACACGTAGAGCTAATATACTGGTGTGGACCCCCGAATTCATCAGATTTGGGGTTTACCTTGTTTTTTCAGAGCTCCTGTGAACCTTAGGGTCTGAGAGGAGTAGGGCGGTCCTGTCTACGCGGGCCAAGCAGGTTTCCGTGACTGACTCCACAACCGCCCCTCCCACCGCTCCTCCGAAAGGACCAGCCAGTGTGTCGCAGGTCCCACCAGCCGTCTTTTATGCCCCGGCAGCTGCACGTTCTTCCAATCAAAGGGCAGAGCCAACCGCAAGGCGTCTATTTCCTTTTGTCCCGCCCTCCCCTGCTTCCGACTGGCGGGTTTCAAACCCACGGGAGCCAATGAGAGCGAGCGGACGCGCTGTGTTCCAGCCGTAGCTCCAGGCGCGGGTTTTGAAGAAAAACTGTCGCGGAGGAGTCATGGTGCCACCGCGACCGTCCGCAGCTGCCGGTGAGTATGACCGTGGACCCCCGCGTCTCCCAGGCGCTCAAGCAAGGGCGGGGAAGAAAGGAGGCCACCAAGTGAGTTATTTTCGCGGATGGAAACACTCGCCTGTCTGCCTCGGTCTCCGCTTGGGTGTTTCCAGTCCAGGGAGAGCTGACGggagccccagccctggcccagggTGAGACATCTGGCCGGGGCTAGAGGAGAGGGGATGCGGGGCCAGATGCCTCAGAGGCATCTTGCCAGTAATTCCTGTAGCAGCTCTGCAAGGAAATGTCATTGTCACCTCGTTTAGGTAGAGAACCTGAGGCCCCTTTCCCGGGTCGCACTTTCAGAAGGAAGCCAACCGCTCCTGCCGCGATCCAGATTTGGATCCAGAACCTGGGCGTGGTTCTCTGTGCTGTGTCCTGAGCTTTGACAGCTACCAAGAGGCTGGGTCTGACCCTAACAGGAGGCACTGGGAGTTGATGGTTAAATTTGCACTGAGAGCTGAGGGTCCTGGGTTCCCTGATCTCTTAAATGTACCTAGAGGCCTTAGCTATCTTTCCAAATACTACTCAGACACCACCTGCTCCCCAGTGCAGACAGTGTTTTGATAGTTTCAGTAATAATACCTATTGACTGTCTGCTAGGTCCTAGGCACTGACCTAGGTGCTTTACATAATAGCTCTTAAAGTTGGacatttctgtctccatttttatAGGTCCAGAGGCAGCAAGGTTTGCTAACTTGctagaagtcacagagctgggtTTCCAACCTGGTCTGTCAGTCCCTGCTCTCTACACTGCCTGGCATGGTGTAAAATGCTTAATTCTCCTAGGGAGAATTCTTAATTCTCGTAGAATGCTTAATTCTCCTAGGGAGAAAAGCTGTCTCCTAGGGAATCATCAGAGCCAGATATCAAAACACACAGCACCACAGTTTAGATCAAATTAAGAGTAATTTTGCACCCTTATAGCctttttttgccattatttttttaaatttctttttaacgtttatttatttttgaaggagagaaagatagtgtgagcaggggagggagacacagaatccgaggcaggctccaggctctgagctgtcagcacagagcccaacaccagccCAAACCcgcaagccttgagatcatgcatgacctgagcccaagttggaaacttaacaactgagccacccaggcaccccttctttttgCCATTATTAAATTTTAGCCTTTTCCAACCACCTATTCCCCTCACGCAGTCTCTGCCTCTGAAATCCCATAATTCTTTCTTTGACACTTTCTTATGGTACCTAGTTTTTGCCTTACATTGTAATTATTGTTGTGTTTATTTGATCCCCACTACTACATTGAAACTTCTTCAAGACAGAAATACTGAATTTTCATCCCCTCACAAATGCCTTGCTTATTAGAAAGTCAGCCATACAATCGATGTTTTCCATGAACCCCCTAACCTGGCCTATTTTGGCCTGAGGCCCAAAGGAAACCACGTAAGGGTTTGTGGGCAAAATTCATCATCCCTGTcagaaaaaacataattaataaGACCAAGCCTGGTTCACCAGCTCAGGTGAGCCAGTAATAGATTTCTTCATGTAAAGCATAATATTTTGTAGCTGGAACAGTGGCCGTGAGCAAGGGCTCTGACTCTGACTCTGATTAAACCTAGTTTCAGATCCTAGCTTTGCTACATACTGGCTGGGTAACTTTGGGCATATCATCTACCCTCTTTAGATTTCAGACTgtaaaatacctaagaaaattGTTGTGCGGATTAAAGAAAGCAATGCAAGTGTGAAGAGCTCAGTGTAGGACGCAGCATACAAATGATGTTGTTGATGTGGACATTAACTTGGAGGCAAAGTTACAGGACTAGAGACTTTATCATATATGATCCAAAGCCAAAAGCACTATAGAAAAGTACCATCTTTTAGAAGATAGATGACCTGGTTAAAATCTCCAGCTAAAGTTCTGTTGTTTGTTGGCTTGCCTGTTTTGCAGAAGAGCGGCAGAGAAAGCTCCAGGAGTACCTAGCAGCCAAGGGAAAACTGAAGTGCCAAAACACCAAGTGAGTGTGTCTCACCCAGTTATGCAAGTTTTGTTGCCCTGGTTGCTCATAGCAATTTAAAGCCTTTCAAAACATTGCCCTTTTGTGTGTGGTCTACTCAGACTGCACTGAGATCCTATGATAACTCAGGAAAGGGTATGTTGGTCCAGACATGACAAAAACCCTGGCCAGTATCTAGTACACTGGCAAGACTAAAGCACTATTATTGTGGCAGTCTctaaagggaagaggagaaggtccACAGTATTACCTACAATACtttttctgtccctgtccctgcttttttctttcccccctggGAAAGTGGTTCTCATGAAGGCTAGAAAAGGTCGAAGAGTTGCGTGACCGTGGTTCTGTTGTTCCTTGCTAAAGCAGGAGAGCCAGTTATAATCAGTCCTCCATAGCTGCACGCCAGCATCCTCCAGCTTGACCTCTGTGGTCATTCTCTTAGCACTTACTCTTGAGGTGGACAGAATAGGACTGTTCACTTTTGTCTTTTGTCAACATCTTGCTACTGTAGTGGTGTTACTAGTCCCTCTTGCTTAGCATTGATATATTCTCCCCGTGGCGTGTTgctaaatttttatttggaaatgaatCTTTACAAAGCTAGCTTGGACTCtatattttagtttccttttactTTGGGGTTTTAACTCTGTTTCCTCGATTAAATAAatctgattcatttattcaacaaatacttatttaatacCTGTAATGTATCAGTCACTCTTGGTTCCGGAGATCTGGTGCTTAACAAAACAAAGAGGTCCCTGCATCTCCAGGGTTTATGTTCAAGATGGGGGAAACTAACAGCAAGTCATGATCAAAGTCCTTGTTAGTGTGAATTATTTTTGATCCATGCAGATTGAATCATTCTAAATTCTCCTCTATTTTCCTATgcctttttacattttctgtctcACTGGCTAGATTTCATATGTGCTCCTGTTTTTTTAGTTGTATCTCTTTTTTCACTTCTGAATATTCATTATCTGAAGAcacttaaactttttaaagaaactgttaaTTACCTTATTTGACATTGTATctctagtgcctggcacattgcacTTGTTCAAGGATTGTAGTTCGAATGAACAAGACTATGCAAATATGAAGAAAACACCTACATTTCATTAATCTAGTTAGAATGCTATATTTATGCGTGGGACATCTCTGAAAATGATTACCAAAACATGGGTAAGAGTGGTGTGGTCTGAGGAATAGAATAGTGGGACTAACGAAGGGATAATGAGACTATTggatataattttgaaatattttactatcTACAGAAATTCCAATGATTTAAAATTCTAatcataataaatttaaaaaaaaaattttttttaatgtttatttttgagacagagagacagagcatgaacaggggagggtcagagagagagggagacacagaatccgaagcaggctccaggctctgagctgttagcacagagcccgacgcggggcttgaactcacggaccatgagatcatgacctgagctgaagtcggacgcttaaccgactgagccacccagacgccccataatcataataaattttaattactatacTTCCCAAGCCTTGCTGATCCTTCTGGACTAAGAATTaatcttattttgtcttttacagGCCTTACCTAAAAGCCAAGAATAATTGTCTGAATCCTCCACCTTCTAAATCTGTAAGTAGAAATtagtcttttaaataataatcattttagatgattaataataaaaacaacaaagatgtTTGCAACCTAAAGACTATGTTATGCAAAGatatttctcataaataaaaGATCAATTTGGTTTAGTAAGAGACAGAACCACTttttgaaaagtacagcataTTATAGTTCTGCTTTGTTAatcaaaaaaaattctcaagtgCACATTGGTCCTCTTAATAACTAACATTAATGGAATATTTACTATGCATCTAGCATTACATTAACTCATTGAGTCCTtacaaccttatgaggtaggtacttAGTAgccccatattacagatgagggaactgagtcACAGAAAGGTTGAGTAActccccaaggtcacatagttatTACATGACAGAGTGAGAGCCTGTGATCTTAACCACTTTGGTATGCTGCCATGAAGTTAAATGGCTCTGTAGTCATTAAAAGGGATCATCTTATTGTATCTTCCAAGCTACTTAACAAGATATGCTTCCCAAACAGTTCAATGCAGCTAGGTTATGGATAGAATAGTAAAGTATTCTCAAATTTCCAAGGTTTAAATGGGAGAATTTAGCCTTCTGAAAAGCTGCGTATAACATCATTAGACcctgtgaaggaaagaaaatgtatagaaGGCAAAATTGGTACATCATGATGTGAACAGTTGGGAGTCACTGGGTTAGACTTCTACTTTATGCAGATTGAGTTAGTGTAGCTTgcaaatcttaaaggaaaaacaaaacaaaacaaaaaacctcattCAGAGTTCCCAGAGGCTTCTCTAGAAGCTGACAATACTGTATACCTAACTATCTTTTTTACCCAGCTGTGAAGATAAAAATTAAGTGGGAAAGGCAATTATGAAATAGGAGAAGCTAAAAGGACTAGGCAAATAATAGTCATCATGACAATTGTATAATGCCTTAcaatttataaaacatgtttataCCTAAttgtaatagctaacatttgagTGCTTATTATCCAGATACTGGGCAAGATACTTTATACACAACATCGtaattaataatcaaaacaacCCTATAAGAAAGGTGGCCTTATGATTTAATGTCCATTTACCTCTGAGAGTAAAAGGAGGTACTGTTATGTTGGGCCAACAGCCATAAATAAAAACTATCTTGTGAAAAACAGGACGTTATGACACCCTTCCCAGAAGATACatatcattattgttattctcattttacaaatgagaggACTGAGGCTCAAGGAGATGGAGTACTTTGCCAAAATGATATAACCGGTAAGAGTCAGACTTAAGACTTGAACAAAGTTTTTCCGGCACACTCTTACTGCAGTGCTTCTACTTAAAGAAACACAcaaggtttttcattttctgttcgtCTCTGGCAGTTCTAACATATTGAACCAAGATTTGAAAGGATTCCTTGGAGCCATGCtcttaaatttactgagaaaTAGTAATGTATAATTGTTAAAAACTGCCTAGGTCCAAATGCTAACTCCTTCATTTTCCAGCtaaatgaccttgggcaaattattgaactttgtctgtaaaatggaaataataggaGATATCTCATAGAGTTGTTTGAAGAGATTGAGTTAGTATACATTGAAATACATTGAGAAATGTCTACAGACTGGGATATATGTTCCTCTGGAGGTACATAGAGTATCTCCAATGGGTTCACAGTTTAACAGAATCAGCTTCCAGGTCCTCAACTTCCACATACACTTTTGCCTAAAATTGATTTGTAGAATGTGCCTCACATACAGtttctcctttcccacctcccttGTCAATATCATCCTTCTAccatttttcagttctttctttctctgctgttttAGACAAACCACTCACCCTTCATCCCTAATCTCAATATGATGCTTTGCCCTGAGATGGGAATGCCTACAGAGTACAACGTCAAGGGACAATAGTGAAATAATGCTGTCGATGTTGAGAAAGTCTTTCAATTCAGGTGGCTTCCAGTTTTTTACACTCAACATTGTCATCTagtagaacattaaaaataattttttgctgAGAGATCACTGTGATTTTTAGCATATGCCTCTAGATGAGTTCAAAGAATTGACTACTACTTACTGGCTGTGACAAAACATCTTCTATTCTcatgaacttattttttaaattttaattccagtatagttaatatacagtgttaaattagtttcaggtatgcaatgtagtgattcagccattctatatattactcagtgctcattaagccaagtgtactcttaatcttcacctatttcacccattccctcctTACACCGTCCTCCCTTCATTAACCGTCTGTTTGCtgtctagttaagagtctgttttttttggtttgtcttttttttcctttgtgttgtttcttaaattccacatatgagtgaaatcagatggcatttgtctttctctgactgacttattttgcttagcattatactctctagatccatccatgttgcaaatggcaagatctctttcttttttatggctgcattgtatttatatacacttctttatccattcatctattgatggacactggactgcttccataatttggctttggaatttatgctgcaataaacataggggtgcatatatcctatTGAATTAGTGgtttcatattctttgagtaaatacccagttgtgtgattactggatcatatggtaattctatttttaattttttgaggaacctctgtactgacttccacagtggctgcaccagtttgcattcccaccaacagtgtatgaagtttcctttctttccacatcctcaccaacacttgttgtttgttgtgttttgttttgttttgttttgttttatgttagccattctgacaggttgcgatgatatctcactgtggctttgatttgcatttccctgatgatgagtgatattgaacatcttttcatgtgtctgttggccatgtgtcttctttggagaaatgtctgttcataccttctgcccattttttttaattggaatatttgttttttgatgttgagttgtaaatgttctttatgtattctggatactaacccatcTACTTAGTAATGTGAATAAATTttctcaatgtttttatttaaaaagaaaaaggaataaaattgatGCAGACCTCTGTCTCATTCCAGCAACAAATGTCTCCCAATGAATACATAAACTAATTATAGGGATGGGGAGCTCCAACCAACTCATTAAGAgatacatttctatttctttatgaaaaaatattttccttttcatgtttAATGATTAgtgatcagggtgcctgggtgagtcagttgagggtctgactcttggtttcagctcacgtcgtgatctcatggttgtgagttcaagccccacattggactctgtgctgacagcatgaagcttgcttgggattctccatctccctctctctctctgcccctccctgacacacgctctctctctctttctctcttaaaataaataaacttttaaaaaataataataataataattagtggTCAAAATCAGTAACATTTATCTTCTTTTGCTGAATTAGTTCTAGTTATGGCACATACAAATAagataaatttataaacatatgcATATTTGTTGAGAAGTACGATAGGGTAATGAACTATATACTGCCAAGCACAAAAATCTAGGAAAGAAATTTTGTGGTGAACTGGAATGAAAATATaccaaaagaataaaggaaacgtgttacattttcaattttaaagaagtatgtttgtacaattttttaaagggattatagtatcaaatttcattttatcttaagaTGTCAATATTGACAGTGTGCCTGAAATTGCATCTTTTGCAActatttaaacaatgaaaaacttTAGATGTTAACTCTAAAAAGTATGAAAGGGTACAGAGtttgtcaaaattattttggggggcacctgggtggctcggtcggttgggcgtccgacttcggctcaggtcacgatctcacggtccgtgagttcgagccccgcgtcgggctctgtgcagacaattcagagcctggagcctgtttcagattctgtgtctccctctctctctgcccctcccctgttcatgctctgtctctctctgtctcaaaaataaataaacgttaaaaaaaaaatttttttttttaaattattttgggcATGTATGAACAAAAATGCTTGAAAAACACTGATGAGATAAGCTCTACAATTTCTCCCAGCCCTACGATAGCCCTTATTTCATCATATCATCATTTTTTGTGCGTGTATCTTTTCTATTAGCACTCCTCAGGGACAGGTGTCTTCTCCTCTCATCTTTGCGTCCCCTTAGAGTCTGGCACTGTGCCTAGTATACATTCATAAGTCTGTCTTGATTTAAACCCTTGTCATATATTGTATGTTGTatattttctccctcccctggcttCATATGTCCAGAATAAAGTGACCAAATTCAATTTGAATCGATTGTTCCTTCTTgtacattctttaatttttttatcattttgatcCATCAATTCTGAGGTAAGTTGTCAGAGACCAGGAGTTAAGAGACTGAAGTTCTAGCTCCAGCACTGCCTCTAACACCCTGCctgaccttgggcaactcactTTCCCTCTCAAGTGAAGGGGCTCAACTTAATGATCTCTAAAATTCCaaccttgggggcacctggctggctcagtcggtagaacatgatactcttgatgtcagggttatAGGTTCAAGCCTCATAGTGGGTGCGGACAcgacctaaaaataaaatcttaaaaataataataataaagtaaaattctgACCTTAATGGTCTGTATTTGCATACTGATTGCTGGCTCTTCTGTCAGCCAGATGACTCTTCTAAGCCTAGGTTTTCTCTCAATGTAGTACTTAAAACTGCAGACCAGTTCTACCACTTACAATAAATTAGCAAGGCCAAGCTAatctaaaataaagataaaaaaactgaacaaaagagaaaatacttgcaagtcatatatatgataaggaCCTACTATCCAGGATATATAACAAACTCTTGCAgctcaacaattaaaaaacaacccaactttaaaatggataaaggataatcataataataatcataataataataacatggaCAAAAGATccgaatggacatttctccaaagaagatatacaaatggccaataaggacatgaaaagatgctccatatcattaccatgagggaaatgcaaataaaaaccacaatgaaataccactgcaTACTTACTAGGATGGGCATAAATCAAAAAAGGCATAACAAGGATtagggaggatgtggagacattAGAACCCTTATACAATGTTAGTGGAATGTAAAATGcgacagccactttggaaaacagcttagAAGTTCCTCAGAAGTTAAACACAGGAGTTACCataggacccagcaatttcattcctaggtatatacccaagagaattgaaaacacatgttcacacaaaagctTATAACAAATGTtgatagcaacatttttttataataaataaactgtaaaaaaaaaagattttaaaaaataaataataaagtttattattgaaaaataaagtggCAAAGACTGATACATCCTACAATATGGGTAAGTcccaaaaacattatgctaagtgaaagaagccagaaacaaaaggccacatgttgtatgatcccattacatgaaatgtccaaaataggcaatctatagaaacagaaaggagatttTAGTGTTTGCCACAGTTTGTAGGGAGAGGGAAATGAGGAGTGACTTTTAACAGGTATAGGATTTCTCTctggggtaatgaaaatattctggaactagACAGTGATGATGGTTATACagccttgtgaatatactaaaacccactgaattatacactttaaaatggtgaattctaggatcacctgggtggctcagtcaatcgagtgtccaactctcaatttcagctcaggttatgatcccagtatcatggaatcaagccccacatcaggctctgtgctga
Protein-coding sequences here:
- the CKAP2L gene encoding cytoskeleton-associated protein 2-like isoform X2 → MVPPRPSAAAEERQRKLQEYLAAKGKLKCQNTKPYLKAKNNCLNPPPSKSTNHSPFIPNLNMMLCPEMGMPTEYNVKGQ